The following proteins come from a genomic window of Magnetococcales bacterium:
- the gspF gene encoding type II secretion system inner membrane protein GspF — MGAYEYTALDAKGRNRRGILEGDSPGQVRQRLREQAMIPLTVEEVRQSTRKGKGIGGVRRADLVLATRQLATLTGSGLPVEEALATVSRQTDNRRLGNIMLAIRGKVLEGHSLAAALGEFPLLFSEMFRETVGAGEQTGHLEQVLDRLAVFQENSHKLRQKVMLAMIYPAIVLVFALFVTTALLTYVVPQVVQVFADFKQDLPTLTRLMIFLSDFLRHHGLVVLAIVATLVILWRMLLTREPVKRFWHHLLLNLPLTSRLVRGINTAQFTRTFGILTGSGVPVLEGLRIASRVIDNRLMRDALQDAARQVREGGTLHKALGESRVFSPLVIHLIASGETSGTLASMLNRAADAQEREVETLVAILAGILEPLMILLMGGIVLTIVIAILLPIFDLNQLVH; from the coding sequence TTGGGGGCTTACGAGTATACCGCCCTGGATGCCAAAGGCCGCAACCGGCGGGGCATCCTGGAAGGGGACTCACCCGGTCAGGTTCGGCAGCGTCTGCGCGAGCAGGCCATGATCCCCCTGACCGTGGAAGAGGTCCGGCAATCCACCCGCAAAGGCAAAGGCATCGGAGGGGTTCGACGCGCCGATCTGGTCCTGGCCACCCGCCAATTGGCCACCCTGACCGGCTCGGGACTTCCCGTGGAAGAGGCCCTGGCCACTGTCTCCCGCCAGACTGACAATCGACGCCTGGGCAATATCATGCTGGCGATCCGGGGCAAGGTTTTGGAAGGACACTCCCTGGCTGCGGCCCTGGGCGAATTTCCCCTCCTTTTTTCGGAAATGTTCCGGGAAACCGTGGGGGCCGGAGAACAGACCGGACACCTGGAACAGGTGTTGGACCGTCTGGCTGTTTTCCAGGAAAACAGCCACAAGCTCCGCCAAAAAGTCATGTTGGCCATGATCTATCCGGCAATCGTCCTGGTATTTGCCCTTTTTGTCACCACCGCCCTGTTGACCTATGTGGTACCCCAGGTGGTGCAGGTGTTTGCAGATTTCAAACAGGATTTGCCGACCCTGACCCGCCTCATGATTTTTTTGAGCGATTTTTTGCGCCATCACGGTCTTGTGGTCCTTGCTATCGTTGCGACCCTGGTCATTTTGTGGCGCATGCTGCTGACCCGGGAACCGGTCAAACGCTTTTGGCATCACCTGCTTTTGAACCTCCCTTTGACTTCCCGCCTCGTGCGCGGCATCAACACGGCCCAGTTTACCCGCACCTTTGGCATTCTGACCGGCAGTGGCGTGCCCGTTCTGGAAGGTTTGCGCATTGCCAGCCGGGTGATCGACAATCGCCTCATGCGCGATGCCCTTCAGGATGCGGCCCGCCAGGTCCGGGAAGGCGGAACCTTGCACAAGGCCCTCGGTGAGAGTCGGGTCTTCTCCCCCCTGGTCATTCACCTGATTGCCAGCGGCGAAACAAGCGGTACGCTCGCCAGCATGCTCAATCGGGCCGCCGATGCCCAGGAGCGCGAAGTGGAAACCCTGGTCGCCATCCTGGCCGGAATTCTGGAACCCCTCATGATCCTGTTGATGGGCGGCATCGTCCTGACCATCGTCATCGCCATTCTCCTGCCTATTTTCGATCTGAACCAGTTGGTTCATTGA
- the gspE gene encoding type II secretion system ATPase GspE, whose product MSELATPDQVPEGTSPPLSFAFCKRAGVLLLGKGEHALQILCRPDVTSGALAELRRYFRLPLQLETTTRENFDQRLRQEFEEGSTRTIQDMEEMDSAMDLGEVAQQLAEPKDLAESADDAPIIRLINALLTEAVKRNASDIHLEPYEDLLVVRFRVDGVLRKVLEPKRSVAPLLASRVKVMARLDIAEKRLPQDGRISLRIAGRAVDVRVSTIPTGHGERVVLRLLDKKAGILSLEELGMVPLAVETIDKIINKPNGIILVTGPTGSGKTTTLYAMLQRLNDHSRNIMTVEDPIEYNLEGISQTHVNTKVDLTFARGLRAILRQDPDVVMVGEIRDLETARIAVQASLTGHLVLSTLHTNSAIGAVTRLRDMGVESYLLSSSLLAVLAQRLVRLLCQNCKQPRQPTADERLAMGITPVEKMTLYGPGQCPACSGTGYQGRSGIYELLVMDDAMRGRVHELAGELELTGLARAVSGSLRADGLRLVKAGLTSLDEVIRVTRED is encoded by the coding sequence ATGTCTGAACTGGCCACCCCGGATCAGGTACCTGAGGGTACATCCCCCCCTCTGTCGTTTGCATTCTGCAAACGGGCCGGGGTGTTGCTGCTTGGCAAGGGTGAACACGCGCTGCAAATTCTTTGTCGCCCGGATGTCACATCCGGGGCCTTGGCGGAACTGCGGCGATATTTCCGGCTTCCCCTCCAACTGGAGACCACGACCCGGGAAAATTTTGACCAGCGTCTGCGCCAGGAGTTTGAGGAAGGATCGACCCGCACCATCCAGGACATGGAAGAGATGGACAGTGCCATGGATCTTGGCGAGGTGGCGCAGCAACTGGCAGAACCCAAGGATCTGGCCGAAAGTGCCGATGATGCCCCCATCATCCGCCTGATCAACGCGCTGTTGACCGAAGCCGTCAAAAGAAATGCCTCGGATATCCATCTGGAACCCTATGAGGATCTCCTCGTGGTTCGTTTCCGGGTGGACGGGGTCTTGCGCAAGGTTTTGGAACCCAAACGGTCCGTGGCTCCCCTGCTTGCCTCACGGGTCAAGGTGATGGCCCGCCTGGATATTGCCGAAAAACGGCTGCCCCAGGATGGCCGCATCTCCCTGCGCATTGCCGGACGGGCCGTGGATGTGCGGGTCTCAACCATCCCAACTGGCCATGGGGAACGGGTGGTGTTGCGTCTTCTCGACAAAAAGGCCGGTATTTTGAGCCTGGAAGAGCTGGGCATGGTGCCCCTGGCCGTTGAGACCATTGACAAAATCATCAACAAACCTAACGGCATCATCCTGGTTACCGGACCCACGGGATCCGGCAAGACCACGACTCTCTACGCCATGCTGCAACGGCTGAACGACCACAGCCGCAACATCATGACGGTCGAAGATCCGATTGAATACAATCTGGAAGGGATCAGTCAGACCCATGTCAACACCAAGGTGGATTTGACATTTGCCCGGGGATTGCGGGCCATTCTGCGCCAGGACCCGGACGTGGTCATGGTGGGGGAGATTCGCGACCTGGAAACCGCTCGGATTGCCGTGCAGGCAAGTTTGACCGGACACCTGGTGCTTTCCACCCTGCACACCAACAGCGCCATCGGTGCCGTGACCCGGCTGCGCGACATGGGCGTGGAATCCTATCTGCTCTCTTCCAGCCTGTTGGCGGTTTTGGCGCAACGCCTGGTGCGTCTGCTCTGTCAAAACTGCAAACAACCACGCCAGCCCACCGCCGATGAACGACTGGCCATGGGCATCACCCCCGTTGAAAAAATGACCCTGTACGGACCCGGACAATGTCCGGCCTGCTCCGGAACCGGCTATCAGGGCCGGTCGGGTATTTACGAGCTGCTCGTGATGGATGATGCCATGCGGGGTCGGGTCCACGAATTGGCCGGGGAACTTGAACTGACCGGTCTGGCCCGCGCAGTTTCGGGAAGTTTGCGTGCCGATGGTTTGCGTCTGGTCAAGGCCGGATTGACATCTCTGGATGAAGTGATACGTGTGACACGGGAGGATTGA
- the gspD gene encoding type II secretion system secretin GspD, with protein sequence MSDIFSGLNTCRGWKRGLFALLVSLWWPSTAITANFTLNLQGAELRTLIETVSEATGKNFILDPSVKGKVTVVSSQPMTADQLYQVFLSILEVHGFIAVPSGGAIKIIPDNKINFSSMPGDHQKPDPAAPGGDTMVRIFPLKHVDAAKLLPVLRPLVSPKGFVSSVDGSNLLIVSDFANTIGRLDHILRRVDHPSSGEVEVIPLEHAAAVDMLRVLQSLEGPAAKGGSAGASLTQPTFAVDERTNSILLGGDKETRIRLRTLIMHLDTPVDIIGNTQVVYLRYAKAETMVKVLASIGEDFAKKAKGEAPAASRSSVNVQPFESANALVITAPPDLLRTMRTVIERLDVRRAQVQVEAIIAEINTDKAAELGVQWNRVPPNMSGATWSTNFDKNNQGIVNLSGAKGGVPNLSQIGSGLSLGFIDGTSTIFGSQFVNLSALLRVLRSDNTTNILQTPTIVTMDNEAAEIIVAENVPFVTGSYTTANNVVSNPFQTIKRENVGLILKVTPQINEGNSIRLDIQQELSDVKDTPTLGAEGVVTNTRSIKTAVMVEDGQVLILGGLIRDKQQKSNDRVPILGDIPVLGQLFRYERNVNGKTNLMVFLKPSILRNVHDGNNVTRDKYKIIRDRQLTMPSSTGFMGLEERTPVLPDMHQFLGQAKGTPENWRGVPGQQPPLALQPPPSLRDEAMPQSWRDNGRSAMTPPAPRMPSTSVAGPPDPESIPPPVERSPTIHQDTRDYAD encoded by the coding sequence ATGTCTGATATATTCTCAGGTTTGAACACATGTCGGGGATGGAAACGGGGTCTGTTTGCCCTGCTCGTGTCCCTCTGGTGGCCATCAACAGCCATAACGGCCAATTTTACCCTCAATCTCCAGGGAGCAGAACTGCGAACCCTCATCGAGACAGTCTCCGAGGCCACCGGGAAAAATTTTATCCTCGATCCCAGTGTCAAAGGGAAAGTGACCGTCGTCTCCTCCCAACCCATGACTGCGGATCAGCTTTACCAGGTTTTTCTGTCAATCCTGGAAGTCCATGGCTTCATTGCCGTACCCTCGGGCGGGGCCATCAAGATCATCCCTGACAACAAAATCAATTTCAGCAGCATGCCCGGTGATCACCAAAAACCGGATCCCGCCGCTCCCGGCGGTGATACCATGGTCCGCATCTTTCCACTAAAACACGTCGATGCGGCCAAACTGCTGCCGGTGCTGCGTCCCCTGGTTTCCCCCAAGGGGTTCGTCTCCTCCGTGGACGGAAGCAACCTGTTGATTGTCTCTGATTTTGCGAATACAATTGGACGCCTGGATCACATTCTGCGCCGGGTCGATCACCCTTCTTCCGGTGAAGTGGAGGTGATACCCCTGGAACATGCCGCAGCCGTTGACATGCTCCGGGTGTTGCAATCCCTGGAAGGACCCGCTGCCAAAGGTGGATCAGCCGGTGCCTCCCTGACCCAACCCACCTTTGCCGTAGATGAAAGAACCAACAGCATTCTCCTGGGTGGCGACAAGGAAACCCGGATCCGTCTGCGCACCCTGATCATGCATCTGGATACCCCGGTTGATATCATCGGCAATACCCAGGTGGTCTACCTGCGCTACGCCAAGGCGGAAACCATGGTGAAGGTTCTGGCCAGCATCGGGGAGGATTTTGCCAAAAAAGCCAAGGGAGAGGCCCCGGCAGCATCCCGCAGCTCCGTGAATGTGCAACCTTTCGAGAGTGCCAATGCCCTGGTGATCACCGCCCCACCCGATCTGTTGCGCACCATGCGCACCGTCATTGAAAGGCTGGATGTGCGGCGAGCCCAGGTGCAGGTGGAGGCCATCATCGCCGAAATCAACACCGACAAGGCTGCCGAATTGGGCGTACAGTGGAACCGCGTCCCCCCCAACATGAGCGGTGCCACCTGGAGTACCAATTTTGACAAAAACAACCAGGGCATCGTCAACCTGAGCGGTGCCAAGGGAGGTGTCCCCAACCTCTCCCAGATCGGCAGTGGTCTGAGTCTGGGATTCATCGACGGAACTTCAACCATATTCGGCTCGCAATTCGTCAACCTGAGTGCCTTGTTGCGCGTCCTCCGCTCTGACAACACCACCAACATTCTCCAGACACCGACCATCGTCACCATGGACAACGAGGCCGCCGAAATCATCGTGGCGGAAAATGTCCCATTCGTCACCGGCAGCTATACCACGGCCAATAACGTGGTTTCCAATCCATTCCAGACCATCAAACGGGAAAATGTCGGTCTGATCCTGAAAGTGACACCCCAAATCAACGAAGGAAATTCCATCCGGCTCGATATTCAACAAGAGCTGTCCGATGTCAAAGACACGCCGACCTTGGGAGCGGAAGGGGTCGTGACCAATACCCGTTCCATAAAAACCGCCGTCATGGTGGAGGATGGACAGGTCCTGATTCTGGGTGGACTCATTCGGGATAAACAACAAAAAAGCAACGACAGGGTCCCCATTCTGGGAGATATTCCGGTTCTGGGTCAGCTTTTCCGGTACGAACGCAATGTCAATGGCAAAACCAACCTGATGGTTTTCCTGAAGCCTTCCATCCTCCGCAATGTCCATGACGGCAATAACGTCACCCGTGACAAATACAAGATCATTCGTGACCGGCAACTCACCATGCCCTCCAGTACTGGCTTCATGGGCCTGGAAGAGAGAACTCCTGTACTGCCGGATATGCATCAATTTTTGGGGCAAGCCAAGGGAACGCCGGAAAACTGGCGTGGCGTGCCGGGGCAACAGCCTCCGCTCGCCTTGCAACCCCCCCCCAGCCTGCGTGATGAGGCCATGCCACAATCCTGGAGAGACAATGGGCGTTCCGCCATGACACCTCCCGCCCCCAGGATGCCTTCGACCAGCGTTGCCGGTCCGCCTGACCCGGAAAGCATCCCGCCCCCGGTGGAACGATCACCCACGATCCACCAGGATACCCGTGATTATGCGGATTGA
- a CDS encoding DUF4351 domain-containing protein: protein MIPRRAFTVWLGRVLLPRRIPGQTIPEKSDLQEVDAMLAETVQEWTQQWKMEGIQEGIREGSANFLLLQLEEKFGHLPHQIREKISKTEHPTLEKWGIRLLKANSLGEIFDS, encoded by the coding sequence GTGATCCCGCGCCGAGCCTTTACGGTATGGTTGGGTCGGGTCCTGTTGCCAAGACGCATTCCCGGACAAACAATCCCGGAAAAATCAGACTTGCAGGAGGTTGATGCCATGTTGGCCGAAACAGTGCAGGAATGGACTCAACAATGGAAAATGGAAGGAATCCAGGAAGGAATTCGAGAAGGAAGTGCCAATTTTCTTCTTCTCCAGTTGGAAGAAAAATTTGGCCATCTTCCCCATCAGATCCGGGAAAAAATCAGCAAAACAGAACACCCAACCCTGGAAAAATGGGGTATCCGCCTTCTGAAAGCCAATTCACTGGGAGAAATTTTTGACTCATGA
- a CDS encoding response regulator — protein MHHTSLPPDTMEHRPLVLLAEDDPFMMQWLSESLRHIGYVVIQAMDGGEALSAFQQSSRPDIILLDAMMPVMDGVTVCSQIKATPAGRQIPVVMITGVALEVDLIDAAFQAGVEEFVTKPIHWPILRNRLNLLIRRSRAENTLRKQQQELQEANERFRTVLDSIQALIFVADQTSYEILFMNRYGREHFEGQNGQTCWAVFHESRDAPCPVCRNGQWLDAQGNPTSILQWESNLNLPGKWFHINGITIPWNDGRQARLHVAMDISDRKKSEDAWQQAKQMADNANRAKSEFLATMSHEIRTPMNGILGMTELLREGQLRAEDRAHVESIHHSANNLLNIINDILDFSKIEAGKLVLENARFDLQEIMNNLMDIFQGFAQKKNILLDVRLDPATPTVLVGDSLRLRQILTNLLSNAIKFTPTEGMVTLEVESTRQAKDVIWICCRVRDTGIGIHPAQFSKLFKVFSQGDSSTTRQFGGTGLGLIITKRLVKLMGGYLHVDSQVNVGSLFTVDLPFGIPAVSHVSDKSLPEISPYNFPPNVRLLLVDDDSVNRTVVRGILKRHGFLIDDAHDGIEALDKLTTTRYDLVLMDCQMPNMDGYTACKKFREDELKQNHGRRIPVIALTANAMQGDREKCLDSGMDDYLAKPIRGEDLRRILRHWLSTGTDQNTPP, from the coding sequence TTGCATCACACATCCCTCCCACCTGATACCATGGAACACCGGCCTTTGGTTCTGTTGGCCGAAGATGATCCGTTCATGATGCAATGGCTTTCCGAATCCTTGCGCCATATCGGCTATGTCGTCATTCAGGCCATGGATGGGGGGGAGGCATTATCGGCTTTTCAACAATCGTCGCGGCCCGACATCATCCTCCTGGATGCCATGATGCCTGTCATGGATGGCGTCACGGTTTGCTCACAAATCAAGGCTACCCCTGCAGGGCGGCAAATTCCGGTCGTCATGATCACGGGCGTTGCCCTGGAAGTGGACCTGATCGATGCGGCTTTTCAAGCAGGGGTCGAAGAATTTGTGACCAAACCCATCCACTGGCCCATTCTGCGCAATCGTCTGAACCTGTTGATTCGCAGGTCCAGGGCAGAAAACACCCTCCGCAAACAGCAACAGGAACTCCAGGAAGCCAATGAACGCTTCCGGACTGTTTTGGACAGTATTCAGGCCCTGATCTTTGTCGCCGATCAGACCAGTTACGAAATTCTGTTCATGAACAGGTATGGCCGAGAACACTTCGAAGGGCAGAATGGACAGACCTGCTGGGCAGTGTTTCATGAAAGCAGGGATGCTCCCTGCCCTGTTTGCCGGAATGGTCAATGGTTGGATGCCCAGGGTAACCCAACCAGCATTTTGCAGTGGGAATCCAATCTGAACCTGCCAGGAAAATGGTTTCACATCAATGGGATCACCATTCCGTGGAACGACGGCAGACAGGCGCGTCTGCATGTCGCCATGGATATTTCCGACCGGAAAAAAAGTGAAGATGCCTGGCAACAGGCCAAACAGATGGCCGACAATGCCAATCGGGCCAAAAGTGAATTTCTGGCCACCATGAGTCACGAAATCCGCACGCCCATGAACGGTATTCTGGGCATGACGGAACTTCTTCGGGAGGGTCAATTGCGTGCTGAGGATCGTGCGCATGTCGAGTCCATCCACCATTCAGCCAACAATCTCCTGAACATCATCAACGATATCCTGGATTTTTCCAAAATCGAGGCTGGCAAACTGGTTCTGGAAAATGCCCGGTTTGATTTACAGGAGATCATGAATAATCTGATGGATATTTTTCAGGGATTTGCACAAAAGAAGAATATTCTGCTGGATGTCAGGTTGGATCCCGCGACACCAACCGTGCTTGTGGGGGACTCCCTGCGCCTGCGGCAAATATTGACCAATCTTCTTTCCAATGCCATCAAATTTACCCCAACGGAGGGTATGGTGACGCTGGAAGTGGAATCCACGCGCCAGGCCAAGGATGTCATCTGGATTTGTTGCCGGGTTCGGGATACCGGTATTGGGATTCACCCCGCTCAGTTTTCCAAACTGTTCAAGGTATTTTCCCAGGGAGACAGCTCCACGACCAGACAATTCGGGGGCACTGGTCTTGGCTTGATCATTACCAAGCGTCTGGTCAAGCTGATGGGGGGATATCTTCATGTTGACAGTCAGGTCAACGTCGGCTCACTTTTCACGGTGGATCTTCCTTTCGGGATCCCCGCTGTTTCCCATGTCTCGGACAAAAGTCTCCCGGAAATCAGTCCATACAATTTTCCACCCAATGTTCGGTTATTGCTGGTGGATGATGATTCCGTGAACCGGACGGTCGTGCGGGGCATTTTAAAGCGCCACGGTTTTCTGATTGACGATGCCCACGATGGTATCGAGGCGTTGGACAAATTGACTACCACCCGCTATGACCTGGTTCTCATGGATTGTCAGATGCCCAACATGGATGGCTACACAGCCTGCAAAAAATTCAGAGAAGACGAACTGAAACAAAATCATGGACGGAGGATACCTGTCATTGCCCTCACGGCCAATGCCATGCAGGGTGACCGGGAAAAGTGCCTGGATTCTGGCATGGATGATTACCTGGCAAAGCCCATCCGGGGCGAGGATCTGCGCAGAATTCTCCGACATTGGCTTTCAACCGGTACCGACCAGAATACGCCCCCATAA
- a CDS encoding serine/threonine-protein phosphatase, translating to MIYYPDLGESIGRLRAVVSAILASGEVSHLDRVRFGEVLGNVNRSLERIRGIHRFFQSQSGSEHAVLSCFAKNMEPNLMGVLNFSNTLLSDQMVNTDPRFFFSVATKVIEQNVTCQHQLHDQLRTTFAIRLEQIRFHRDFVLGVALVLVLFMFGFITDFYRRNRRAIVDLAESREEIVRVLEVVRNHRDKLAYERDIVESTLEKINQSTTFDHKGASFLSAPLERISGDFLLSATRPDGVRHYMLGDFTGHGLPSALGSPMVSDIFYTMTRKNFDPLAIMTEINTKMLIKLPRQLYLAVAFLAHDPTRKQLLIWNCGIPELLHFRQNTCFQAYPSRHVPLGILAEHELESVMQRVDVLERDRVYAFSDGFVEAQNRDGVMFGVSNLQKTLGYIIKENQPLSVIMEQVQHHQTGPRNDDLTLLELVF from the coding sequence TTGATATACTATCCAGATCTGGGAGAATCCATAGGGCGTCTGCGTGCCGTGGTCAGTGCCATTCTGGCATCCGGGGAGGTGAGTCATCTGGACCGGGTACGGTTTGGAGAAGTGCTGGGTAACGTCAACCGCAGTCTGGAAAGAATCCGGGGAATCCACCGTTTTTTCCAGAGTCAATCCGGTTCCGAACACGCAGTCCTGAGCTGTTTTGCCAAGAATATGGAACCCAACCTGATGGGGGTACTTAATTTCAGCAATACCCTTTTATCTGATCAGATGGTCAATACGGATCCCAGATTTTTTTTCTCGGTTGCCACAAAGGTCATAGAACAAAATGTGACCTGTCAGCATCAATTACACGATCAATTACGTACAACGTTTGCCATCAGGCTTGAACAGATCCGCTTTCATCGCGACTTTGTCCTGGGTGTTGCCCTGGTGCTGGTATTGTTCATGTTCGGCTTTATTACAGATTTTTATCGACGCAATCGCCGGGCCATCGTTGATCTGGCCGAGAGTCGGGAAGAAATTGTCCGAGTCCTGGAAGTTGTCAGGAACCATCGTGATAAGCTTGCTTATGAAAGGGATATTGTCGAAAGTACCCTTGAGAAAATCAATCAATCAACAACGTTTGATCATAAAGGGGCATCTTTTCTTTCTGCCCCATTGGAGAGAATATCCGGTGATTTTCTGCTTTCCGCCACCCGTCCGGATGGCGTCCGGCATTACATGCTGGGTGATTTTACGGGACATGGACTTCCTTCGGCTTTAGGCAGTCCCATGGTTTCCGACATATTTTACACCATGACCCGCAAAAATTTTGACCCTCTTGCCATTATGACCGAAATCAACACCAAAATGCTCATCAAACTGCCCCGGCAACTGTACCTGGCCGTTGCTTTTCTGGCACATGATCCAACCCGGAAACAGCTCCTGATCTGGAATTGCGGAATTCCGGAACTGTTGCATTTTCGTCAGAACACATGTTTCCAGGCCTATCCTTCTCGACACGTTCCCTTGGGAATCCTTGCCGAACATGAACTTGAAAGCGTCATGCAGCGGGTGGATGTTCTGGAGAGGGATCGGGTCTACGCATTCTCCGATGGATTTGTCGAGGCACAAAACCGGGATGGAGTCATGTTTGGTGTCAGCAACCTGCAAAAGACACTTGGCTACATTATCAAGGAAAATCAACCTCTTTCGGTCATCATGGAGCAGGTCCAACATCATCAGACCGGGCCTCGGAACGACGATCTGACCTTGTTGGAACTGGTATTTTGA
- a CDS encoding response regulator translates to MFWQFKFTSAVTLLQAIILGSLAIYTLPLVEPAARATIWCLAGMGLLFCVVLAWWWSGRVLRRLRDLQTGLQAIVQERYGEKIQEQKNVDLEETNQVFNRMSRELQPSVMGRMAVATALPVGKRILLVEDSPTIQMIVAEQLTQAGLAVDVADNGLACLDALSRAVYDLILMDLSMPVMDGWTAIRQIRQLADPWNVIPIVILTANTFPGVREACMAIGAQDYLTKPVQPDLLLETVHGFLARSETVVTQVNPVTLPNSESDSGSVLTAVPLLDASVLEQMARDTPPELVPRMVNIFIQEAEKRRERILLDVSSGDAHAVHLEVHALKSSAGTFGARALYNAALEADLAGKNGDDKTLLQLGQELPALIQRTNQAFRAYFL, encoded by the coding sequence ATGTTTTGGCAATTTAAATTTACTTCTGCCGTCACGCTGTTGCAGGCGATTATCCTGGGAAGCTTGGCGATATACACACTACCGCTCGTGGAACCGGCGGCGAGGGCCACAATTTGGTGTCTGGCTGGCATGGGACTGTTGTTCTGCGTTGTCTTGGCTTGGTGGTGGAGCGGACGGGTATTGCGGCGGTTGCGGGATCTTCAGACGGGATTGCAGGCCATCGTGCAGGAGAGGTATGGCGAGAAGATCCAGGAACAAAAAAATGTAGATCTGGAAGAGACTAATCAGGTCTTCAATCGCATGAGCCGGGAGTTGCAGCCGTCGGTCATGGGTCGCATGGCCGTTGCCACGGCACTCCCCGTCGGCAAACGGATTTTGTTGGTGGAAGACAGTCCAACCATTCAGATGATTGTGGCAGAACAGTTGACCCAGGCAGGCTTGGCGGTGGATGTGGCGGACAATGGTCTGGCTTGTTTGGATGCCTTGAGCCGTGCAGTTTACGACCTGATCCTCATGGATTTGAGCATGCCGGTCATGGATGGCTGGACAGCCATCCGCCAGATTCGGCAACTTGCCGATCCATGGAATGTCATCCCCATCGTCATCCTGACGGCCAATACGTTTCCAGGGGTGCGTGAGGCGTGCATGGCCATCGGGGCACAGGATTATTTGACCAAGCCTGTGCAACCGGATCTGCTTCTGGAAACTGTCCATGGCTTCCTGGCTCGATCTGAGACTGTGGTAACCCAGGTCAACCCAGTCACCTTGCCGAATTCGGAGTCGGATTCGGGTTCAGTATTGACCGCTGTTCCCCTGCTGGATGCATCGGTCCTGGAGCAGATGGCGCGGGACACGCCACCGGAACTGGTTCCCCGCATGGTGAATATTTTTATCCAGGAGGCCGAAAAACGCCGGGAACGCATTCTCCTCGATGTGTCAAGCGGTGATGCCCACGCTGTTCATCTGGAGGTGCATGCCCTGAAAAGCAGTGCAGGAACTTTCGGGGCACGGGCACTCTACAATGCAGCCCTGGAGGCCGATCTGGCCGGCAAAAATGGCGATGACAAAACCCTCTTGCAACTTGGCCAGGAATTACCGGCGTTGATCCAGCGTACCAATCAAGCTTTCCGGGCTTATTTTCTCTGA
- a CDS encoding DUF3825 domain-containing protein, translating to MSTWPLELFDFAYIPDMDQELNRLAALAEDEDWEYKNSPGLAKKRPILHNYIRFTYKRLAEEGQIELSDDGQMIVFDTGLVTKNQEPIFALFSHNYIQNRQPWHFKKWCRKGEGDLNVFSALPDMAHYFTDPSSLIFDRRKELRINYEHIIQDNKDRFPEPYKSMEDHTLQIFLKGYIDNVKERIKRNYKTAVPQYYNGNIQLLLPLCMSSPSRADLALVAENKGNFYRIATCLTLDMAYNNARQLARPDKDWLQP from the coding sequence ATGAGTACCTGGCCATTAGAACTGTTTGATTTTGCCTATATTCCGGATATGGACCAGGAACTGAACCGGTTGGCTGCACTTGCAGAAGATGAAGACTGGGAATACAAAAACAGTCCCGGCTTGGCAAAAAAAAGGCCGATCTTGCATAACTATATTAGATTCACCTATAAACGTCTCGCCGAAGAGGGACAAATTGAATTATCTGATGATGGACAAATGATCGTATTTGATACCGGACTGGTTACAAAAAATCAGGAACCCATTTTTGCGCTTTTCAGTCACAATTACATTCAAAACAGGCAACCATGGCATTTCAAAAAATGGTGCCGTAAGGGAGAGGGTGATTTAAATGTCTTTTCGGCTCTTCCCGATATGGCTCATTATTTTACCGATCCATCCAGCCTGATTTTTGATAGAAGGAAAGAGTTGAGAATCAATTATGAGCATATCATTCAAGACAACAAAGACAGATTTCCGGAACCTTACAAGTCGATGGAAGATCATACTTTGCAAATATTTCTTAAAGGGTACATTGACAACGTCAAGGAGAGGATAAAAAGAAACTACAAGACAGCCGTGCCGCAATATTATAATGGCAACATTCAATTGCTCCTGCCTCTCTGCATGAGCAGTCCGAGTCGGGCTGATCTGGCCCTGGTGGCGGAAAACAAGGGAAATTTCTACCGTATCGCAACCTGTCTGACCCTTGATATGGCCTACAACAATGCCAGGCAGTTGGCCAGACCGGATAAGGATTGGCTGCAACCTTGA